A region of Polyangiaceae bacterium DNA encodes the following proteins:
- a CDS encoding alpha/beta fold hydrolase — MPRIALDDTELHYLDTGTASSGETLLFSHGLLMSHEMFAAQVEALRERYRCIAYDHRGQGQSAPSDLRSIDMGTLTGDATLLIEKLELGPVHFVGLSMGGFVGMRLAARRRKLVKSLTLLDTSAGPEPAANVPKYTAMNLTARYLGARMLVDRLMPIMFGRSFLADPDKAAVRARWRAHLQALPRSVWRAVNGVLERENVTPELGRIRCPTLILVGDEDVATPREQSERIQRGIAGSKLVTIPRAGHSSTVEEPEAVTTEISAFLQGLRAGA, encoded by the coding sequence ATGCCCCGCATCGCACTCGACGACACCGAGCTCCACTACCTCGATACTGGCACCGCCAGCTCCGGCGAGACGCTGCTCTTCAGCCACGGCCTGCTGATGAGTCACGAGATGTTCGCCGCGCAGGTCGAGGCGCTGCGCGAACGCTACCGCTGCATCGCCTACGACCACCGTGGCCAGGGGCAGAGCGCGCCGAGCGATCTGCGCTCAATCGACATGGGCACGCTGACGGGAGACGCCACCCTGTTGATCGAGAAGCTGGAGCTGGGGCCGGTGCACTTCGTCGGCCTGAGCATGGGCGGCTTCGTGGGGATGCGCCTCGCGGCGCGGCGACGGAAGCTGGTCAAGAGCTTGACCCTGCTCGACACCAGCGCGGGACCCGAGCCCGCGGCGAACGTGCCCAAGTACACCGCGATGAACCTGACCGCTCGCTACCTGGGGGCACGCATGCTGGTGGACCGTCTGATGCCGATCATGTTCGGCAGGAGCTTCCTCGCCGACCCGGACAAGGCCGCCGTGCGCGCGCGCTGGCGCGCCCACCTCCAGGCGCTGCCGAGATCGGTGTGGCGCGCGGTCAACGGCGTGCTCGAGCGCGAGAACGTGACCCCAGAGCTCGGGCGCATCCGCTGCCCCACGCTGATCTTGGTCGGCGACGAGGACGTAGCCACGCCGCGGGAGCAGTCCGAGCGCATCCAGCGTGGCATCGCCGGCTCGAAGCTCGTGACCATCCCCCGCGCCGGGCACTCGTCCACGGTCGAAGAGCCCGAGGCCGTGACGACGGAGATTTCCGCGTTCTTGCAGGGGCTCCGCGCCGGTGCATGA
- a CDS encoding acetolactate synthase, producing the protein MTMVHGGRLVAQALKRHGIDHVFTLCGGHIQAIYDGCLDEGIRVVDTRHEQTSGHCADGYARVTGKPGVCLVTAGPGITDVVTAVANAQRAGVPLICIGGAGPKTLCDMGSLQDMDSVTLMRPISKWSVQIPEIRRVKEYIDSAFRIAQSNLPGPVYLEMPLDLLMNWHEDEEPLTAPMPPPRPSGDPASIERAAALLKQAERPSFVIGAQLRWSEDRDIVRRFAEKVRAPFFLNGMARGALPYAHECLYTRSRKQALAESDVIFVFGTPFDFRVDYGRPGTWNPSAKIVQVDLDGGELGRNRAIDVGIHGDSGLVLRQLLDAVGTKEAPTWLSTLRAAEDKRRGKMKAEIESDGNPPNPLRVCHEVGKRLGKSDIVIGDGGDFVATAAYVIPLEWPQLWMDPGPLGTLGIGPGYAMAAALARPESRTVIMYGDGSFGLNAMEFEAMARQKLPVVAVIGNDAGWTQIRRGQVMMYGEERAIATKLDYTHYEKVVEALGGKGFWVERTEELGPALDAAFAAGVPACVNVKIASSDFRKDAISV; encoded by the coding sequence ATGACCATGGTCCACGGCGGGCGCCTCGTCGCCCAGGCGCTCAAGCGGCACGGCATCGATCACGTCTTCACGCTCTGCGGCGGCCACATCCAGGCCATCTACGACGGCTGCCTGGACGAAGGCATCCGCGTGGTGGACACCCGCCACGAGCAGACCTCCGGCCACTGCGCCGACGGCTACGCGCGCGTGACGGGCAAGCCGGGTGTGTGCCTGGTCACGGCAGGTCCGGGCATCACCGACGTGGTGACCGCCGTCGCCAACGCGCAGCGCGCGGGCGTGCCCCTGATCTGCATCGGCGGCGCTGGCCCGAAGACGCTCTGCGACATGGGCTCGCTTCAGGACATGGACTCCGTCACGCTGATGCGACCCATCAGCAAATGGAGCGTGCAGATCCCGGAGATCCGCCGGGTCAAGGAGTACATCGACAGCGCTTTCCGCATCGCGCAGTCGAACCTGCCCGGGCCGGTCTACCTGGAGATGCCGCTCGACCTGTTGATGAACTGGCACGAGGACGAAGAGCCGCTCACGGCCCCGATGCCGCCGCCGCGTCCGAGCGGCGATCCGGCCAGCATCGAGCGCGCCGCGGCGCTCCTGAAGCAGGCCGAGCGGCCGAGCTTCGTCATCGGCGCGCAGCTGCGCTGGTCCGAGGACCGCGACATCGTGCGCCGCTTCGCCGAGAAGGTGCGCGCGCCGTTCTTCCTGAACGGCATGGCCCGTGGCGCCCTGCCCTACGCTCACGAGTGCCTGTACACGCGCTCGCGCAAGCAGGCCCTGGCGGAGAGCGACGTGATCTTCGTGTTCGGCACGCCGTTCGACTTCCGCGTGGACTACGGCCGCCCGGGCACCTGGAACCCCAGCGCCAAGATCGTGCAGGTCGATCTCGACGGCGGCGAGCTCGGCAGGAACCGCGCCATCGACGTGGGCATCCACGGCGACAGCGGGCTGGTGCTCCGACAGCTGCTCGACGCGGTGGGGACCAAGGAGGCGCCGACCTGGCTTTCGACGCTGCGCGCCGCGGAGGACAAGCGGCGCGGCAAGATGAAGGCCGAGATCGAGAGCGACGGCAACCCGCCGAACCCGCTCCGGGTGTGCCACGAGGTCGGCAAGCGCCTGGGCAAGAGCGACATCGTGATCGGCGACGGCGGGGACTTCGTCGCCACCGCGGCCTACGTGATCCCGCTGGAGTGGCCGCAGCTCTGGATGGATCCGGGCCCGCTCGGCACGCTGGGCATCGGTCCTGGATACGCCATGGCCGCTGCCCTCGCGCGGCCCGAGTCACGCACGGTGATCATGTACGGCGACGGCTCGTTCGGCCTGAATGCGATGGAGTTCGAGGCGATGGCACGGCAGAAGCTGCCGGTGGTCGCCGTGATCGGCAACGACGCCGGCTGGACGCAAATCCGCCGCGGCCAGGTGATGATGTACGGCGAGGAGCGAGCGATCGCGACCAAGCTCGACTACACCCACTACGAGAAGGTCGTGGAGGCCCTGGGCGGCAAGGGCTTCTGGGTCGAGCGGACGGAAGAGCTCGGCCCCGCGCTCGACGCAGCCTTCGCCGCCGGCGTCCCGGCCTGCGTGAACGTGAAGATCGCTTCGAGTGATTTCAGGAAGGACGCGATTTCCGTTTAG